The DNA sequence ATCCTGAAAATCACAAAGCAGAGTGTTTGGATGCATGATATCAGTAGTGAAGCCAGTAACTCGAGCTTCTGTTTGTATCTTCAGGGTTTCATTCTGTTTGTGGTAACTCATATCCTAATGTCTTTTAGGCAGTCTGCAGGCCACTCGGGCATTGATGGTGGCTGCAATTCTCCTGGGCCTTGTTGCCATATTTGTTGCTGTGACTGGCATGAAATGCATGAAGTGCATGGAGGAAGACCAGGTGAAAAAGATGCGGATGGCTGTCTTTGGTGGAGTGATTTTCATCATTGCAGGTTGGTAACATACAGATGTGCTAATCTTAAAAGTGCTAATTCTAAATGGCAAGCAGATATAGGGTGTGCTGTCACTGCTCCAAGAGCATTTGGGTCTGGGAACTCCCTGGAGGACTGAGGCACTGGCTGTTGGCTCTCCAAGGCACCAGACAGGTCTCTTGGCTCTAGCATTGTGCTGcttgtatttggggggggggggaggggtgggctcCGTGCCTCCCATCTTCATCAGCAGAGCTTCACACCCTGCTTCAGTAAAAGGCTACCAGAAGTCCTGCATTGGTGTGACTTGAGTATGGGTAGCCTTATACTCCTTTTTGACTTCTTTCCTGTCCAGGTGTAAGCAACACCACAGATCTTCCTGcagtggaagcagctcagcctAACCCCAAATGCTTGTTCTGTGACACttattttgcagtgatttttgtTGACTTCTTAAACAATAAGATCTGATgtggtgttttttcccctcatgtaCAGGTATGGCAGCCTTGGTGGCCACAGCATGGTATGGCAACAGAGTGGCTCGGGCCTTCTATAACCCTTTCACCCCTGTCAATACCAGGTAATGCCCCCTTTTACATAATACGTAAACATTTCATAAAATTTGTCATGCAGAGCATGACAAATGTTCACAGGGTACAGTTATGATCAACAGTGGCTCAAAATAGAGAAGGGGAATTTTCTGAACTGTCTGGTTTGGTTTCCTACTGGGCAGAAGGAGCATTGTGACCACATCTCATCACCCCTgtggctcttgcagcagcaccaagGCTTAAGGCAGCATGACTGCAGCAGACCTAGCTTATGTGACTTCTAGCTTTTTCTCCAGTAAATATCTGAGGCCTAGTTTACCCAGAGCTTGGTGGTCTTGCAGAGCAGACTGGAATAACCAAGTGTGCAAAGCTTTCTAGGCCTGAAGGTCAGCAAAGTCTCAGACCTCTGTCACTCTAAACTGCCTGCCTTGCAGGAAGCCACTTCCGTAAAGATTTCAGCCCCCTTCTGCATCACATGAACATGATAACACAGGTAATGCCTGTAATCCAGAGGCACTGCCTGTaatatttactttcttccttgtttttccccACAGATTTGAATTTGGATCAGCCCTCTTCATTGGCTGGGCAGCTGCTTCTCTGGCTATGCTGGGGGGAGCCTTTCTTTGCTGCTCCTGCCCCCGGAGAGAAACGTCCTATCCACCCACCCGAGGCTATCCAAAAAATGCCCCCTCCACAGGGAAGGATTATGTATAATGAAACAAAGAAGAGGAGCCACCAGCACTGGTAGTGCTCTGGAGAGCTCTGAATCCTCTGGAGAGTACACTACAGTACCActgccctgagcagagctcgGACTTTCTAGGTTctgccttcctcttctccccaaaatatgtatatttttgtatctTCTTTGCTACTGGACAtaacttctcctttctctcccagcCCGTGGAGGAAGGCTAGCCTAGGTTCATTGGTATTGTCACTGGAAAGATGAAGCCTCTGAGCTTGGGTTAACTTCAGTATTTGGGAGTAAAAGGGAAAATGATACTGTTTTTAGATGGATGTTGgtgcttttttagtttttttaattagATGGTAACAATTCAGTCCCAATACCCATTAAGTTAGAGCCCAGTGTGGGTCATGTAGGAATTAAaagaacatatacatatataaactgATAAAGCCAATGCTAAGGGGAAATACAATTTTAGGGCAAAGACTTGCGTGTAGGAATGCTTGAAGAGATTCTAAAAAGCTCTTGTACTTTCATTAGCACCCTCATCAATACCTTTTCTGTACAGATGGGCAAGATGAAGGGTCAGACAAGACATGCAACTGTCCATGTACATGCTGTTGACCAACAGAAGATGCAGTATAGTGTGACTTGGCTTAATCCCATGTCACTCTTACTGAGATCTCATAAATTGATCATGTCTGCCAGAGGCTGCAGAGTTGTGAACTCCCAAAGCAACTGCAGGTTTCCCTGGTGTCAGGGAAGAGCTAGTGAAAAACgattctttctgcttttactggATGTCTCTCGGTGGGGCTATCGCTGCCACCCCTTAGAGATGCTGAGTGCTGCCAGTGATTGTTTCTGACATTCTAACCCTAAAATCTAACTTTAAGCTTGAAGTTTTAGTCTCTTGTGTATTACAAGGTACTGCTAACAGATTCTCCTTTTTTGAATTCACCTCACTGAAGTGTCAGCTCATACTTGCTCTACCTCTGTTTTTGGCCCTTATTTCATGTTTGTGATGTTTTCCTCTGAAGCCACCCTTTCAGCTCTTTATTCAAGTCTATGTCCTGGTGCTCCTCCACCCTACCGACATGTTCCAGAGTTTGTGAGAATTCCTCCATCTGTTCAGTCCCAGGCCAGCGTCCCTGCTGTAACCTGGAGAGATTAAGAAATGCCTCATTTATCACATGAACACTTTCCACATGGAGCACAGTCTCAAAGACAGGTTTTACTGCTACGTACAATCTCCTGTTCAAATTGCTGCTGTTCATCTATCTCAGACTTCCTTGTAACCACTTAACCTCtgcctttttcctccctcacaCATACCAGATCTATTAACTTAGTTTGTCTGGGTTGTTTATGCATTTAAATCCTAGTCCGGTCTCTGGATTGACTTTCATGTTTCTCCGTCCTCTGAAGTCTGCAGTTCTTTCTAATTTGGAATGTTACAAATTACTGATCTCAGTGTTTGCCTTACACAGCTAAATATGTTAAAGCAAACAATGCACTGCCAACCCTTGCTATTTCCCCAAGAATACCTCACATAATGCCATTTGattctgtcttttctcctctAAATGTTTTCAGTGATGAGATATGAAGGCATATTCCTAGGAAACTAACCCAAAGGttatagcattttcttttaatcCAAGCTCACCAAAGAGGAAAAACccaatattttaaagatgaagcCATCATTGCGTGTAAAGTCATATCTGAAAAATGCAGTTGTTAGAAGGTTCCCACCCATTCTTCTGAAGCACCTCATTTTCAGTGTTATGATAAACTGTATGAGGTTGGCTGGAGTTTAAATCTCATAATTCCTAGAAGAATGGTGTCAGCTCTCCAaagctcttccttcctgttcctaAGGAAGGAAGCTAGTTGCTTCTGACTAGGCTTTATAACCGTGTATGTTCAGAGGCATCAGACTGCTTGATTTCCTTCTGTAGATAGGGAGGGCCTTGGGCTGAGCCATGTACAACCATGCTGTTAGCAGTTTGTATAAGCCTTGTACCTCTGTTTGACCTGACCTTCTGCAACATGAATCAAAGTTACTAAAAGAAACCAACCAAAGCATCTGCTTCTGACTGGAGATGATGTTGGCCTATACTTGGAGATGGCTCATGCCATGTCTGTGGGGAGCTGCCTGTGCGCAGTGGCTGCCTCAAGCGACCTTATCTTGAAGTGGCAGCTCAGGTCATGTCAGACAGCTGTAGAGGTCTGTGCTTTTGTATTCGCATTAACCCtgagccaggcagcaggagcttgTATTGGAAACTTGTATAAAGTGTTTAAACAATTTCAATAAAttgacttttttaaagaaaattagactcattgcatttttattttgagtaGAACTTGGATGGTGTGCATggaagagaggagcagggccTGGGCTTTTAGCAGCTGCTTACCAGGATGGAGTTTACTATGGTGTGTATAGCTTTGCAGCAGACATAGGTGGGGACAGCTCTTCTGCAGTGAGTCAGGCAGTTGTGGCCTCTGGCACAAACTCCTCCAGTAATAATCAGCTATGATTGCAGCCTAGGAACGTAGAAGGTCTGTTTCTCTTTACAAGGCATGCCGCACCCTGGGTGGTGCAGGGAGACAGCAGATGGGCTCCCTGACGGGGGAGTGGGAGCTGCAGGAATGGGGACGGGACAGGGTGTGGAGCCGTGGCGCTCCTTGTGGAGATGCTCCATTTCAGTGGTGCTTTGTGCTCAGCAGCCTTGTCTAGGGAAGAGATGCAAGCTGTGCTTTTCAAagtgcattttgttttgcttttgtgtgtgtttttttgttttctttctacatACCTCACTGCCTTTCCTGGGCTAATAGGATCATGACAAGAAGGGCCCCTGAAGGTGCTGGGAGGATGTCTCATACTCCAAAGCCTCTTTGGAAGGCTATTGTGATTCTCTTGACTGTGATAGCAAGCACAAGCAGTCAGGTAAATTTTTGCAGGCCAGGTAAAGAATGGCTCCTAGCTAGCACTAGTCTCTTGTTATCTGTACTGCTGTGTCCCCCAGGGAAGCAAGGATCTagcttccttgcttctgcctgcCCTGGAAACCTTCTATTCACACAGGACTTTGGTGTTCACCTTTTATGTTTTGAGTACATGTAATAAGAGGCAAACTTTGTGTTCAGAACTTTCCTATAGTCAGTCAAGAAGCTGTCTGTGTTCCCTCATTTTCCAAGtgctatttccttttctgctccaAACAAAAGGAATGGAGCTAATTAGGGTCATGTAAAGCTGGCAGAGCAAAACAGCCAGGCATGTGGTTGGCTGAGAGAGCTTGCACTGCCTGGAGCAGACTGGTTGCTTGACATAGTTCGAGGTCTACAGTCATTCTTATTCCAACTTGTCAATTAGTCAAGGATTTCCattgagattaatttttttccccgtGTTTTCAtgtccctcctctctctctttctctccaagGACTCttgcaagttctgctctgaagTTTCCTGTTGCAGAAGTGAGGTCCTAGGCAGAATAAAAGGAAAGTAATCCCACCTATAAAATGAAGAGTAGGACTTTTTTGTTACTGGTACAAGTAGGGCACTCTAAGTGATGTGTACCTGTTTGAGACAGCAATTCAGAGAAGGAGCCAGAGGGTGACCTCTTTGCTCGCTATACTTCTGATTTAACAAAGCTCACAGCCAAACTAGCTGGCAAGTCTTGAGCTTTCCTTGTTCCTGGTCCAGTTGGAACAGCTCTTGCTTTCCTCATCTCCTGCTTGGAAGCGAGGGTTCTTTCAATGCCCTTCGCACAGTCACGCAATTTCTCTTGTCCATGTTTTCTACATCCTTTTGGCCATCTCTACTGTAGGTTTCATGGCAAAGGGAGTGACATGGGTTGAAAGTTGGTGGAATTTCCCTTTAGATTTCAGGCTTTGCATGTCACCATGAGATGTCTGGTGCAATAAACTCTCACAATGAAATGATGGCATTTGTCTGTGCAGACAATGGGAACTTTGACTGCTTCTTGGCATCTTCCTCCACATGCTGTTTATTATTCACATGGTGCCAGAGTTGTGTATATTGTGCAGGGAACTCCACTGTCAGTGAAAATTACATGCTCATTTGTATTGGTGAGATACCATTTCAAAATGGGAAGAGAGCTAGAGATGCTTTTTGGGATAGCACCAGCCTCTTGGATTTCTTGGTTTCTGCAACTCAATCACTTTAAGAAACTGCCTGTGCTAAAGCCTTTATCAGATTCAGCTTCTGGTTTACACATAAGTTTCCTAGAATAAATCCACCTTTGTCTTCTGTGCTGCTCTGAACATATAGTGTGTTAAAGCACTGAAAACTCTGACATTGGAGATCCCAGAAATAACCAGTAGAGCTGGTGACAGATTCTGATGAGAAGTGTCTGCGAAATATAGGAGCTCAGACTCTTTTTAATACgatgcagaagcagaaataatggcgttacagaggaaatgaaaataatgcaAGACTGCTTAAGAACAAAACCCAGAAATGCCAGTATCTTCCTGAAGATGCTCAAATTTAGCAGATTTACAAATCTAGATGAGGTATCAGACTGAAAGACTCATTTATCCTGAGCATGGAGATGTATAGAATATCTCTGAGGTAACTAGTGAATTGACAGTAGCGTAAAATGTGCTCATTTCAGGCTCAGTGCTTTAGCAAAGGGCATCTAAAAGATGCCAATAGTAGCAGCAGCTTCTTCCTGTGTCTTACACCAACATCCATCTGAAAAGGCAGCTCATAGAGTTGGTTATATTAGCACAGTGGCAGGACTGCAGTCAGATCTTGCAATATAAGATTTCTCAAGTAGCCATACACAGTCCGGCCACCGAGCAGCACCCACCTGTCTGTACAGGCCATCAGGATCTCTCCTCTGTGATATTCCTTGCCCACCATGTGGCTTAGTGCCAGCTGGATATCAGAAGAGACTGCTGGTGTCACCCAGAGCAGAGTGTTACAAGCAggtgagatttttctctctccttgtccACGAGAATAGCTGTTTGGAGAGATGAAATAGAGGAAGGCAGACCTTGCCATCTGGGGAACTCTGATCTCTTTAGCTGTGTCCCCAGAGGGAGCTTATTGCTGCCTATGACTACACTGCTGTCTCCCCTTCTTGAGGCTTTTCTCCCTCTGAAGCTACATATGATCCATGTTGCTTAGACTCCGTCTGTGAGGGTTTTACCTCTCACAAAGTCCTCTTAAACTTTCCATCCATGAGCCTCACCACTCTACTCAGATCAAAAATCCCCTTACCAGTGACTCTACTTGGTTGTCTGTTGTCTCTGTAGACAATCCAGAGGAACAGGATTGCTCTTCACAAGCGTGATCCAGtgcattaatttttcaaatttttcagaCAGGACTAGTTTGCCCCATCAGCCACAGGCTCACAACAGCCACTCagttcagctggagctgtgcatGCAACTGGGCAACCCACCCAGACTTTCTAACCTGGCCCTTTGATTGAAATATAGACAGCTTTGCCAGGATTTCCTCGTTATCCCCATGCATGTGTCTCCTTATTCCTCCAATCACACAGACACTTCAATTTACTTGGTTGCCATTTCCTTACTTACAGAGGCCTAGCCTAGCTTGTTCTCCTACAAcatgctgctttccagcctgtttGCAGTTCCCCCAGAAATCTTGTACATTGTGGCATCTGCATCAGTGAGCAGAAAGTGAAAAACACTTCTTTGTTGAGCCTCATGTGCTTGTTTGGAAAACATCCCAACTCCTACAGCTTTTCCAGAAAAGCCCTGCCTGGATTCCTAGCATACTGCATCAGGGACATGGTGTATCTAGGGTCTACAGTTTCTACAGAGACCTGCCAGAGATAATGGGCCCCCCTGTCCATGGGAGCCTGTGGGCAGTTCTGCCCTGCCACCAtaagggctgcaggcagcccccagcTTAGGGTCCCACTTGTGGCTGGGGGCTGAGCACTGGACAACCCACCCAGCAGGTTTGCCTCCGAGGCACAGCAACTGGAATCTACACCTGTCCAGTTCACCAGCCAGGCCCAGGAGCAGATTTCAGTTCAGAAAGTTGAATTCTGATGTTAAGTTCCTCATATGAAGGCATttctgtgtgttctttttttaatcttgatccAAATCAGAaccattttaataaaaaagaaggaatttctcGTTAGATCACTGCTTTTCAGCTGGATGTAGCACTGCgctctgctcctctcctaccCTTCTTCTGTACAGTTTTCCAGGTCCCCCTCCTTGAGGAAAGGTTTTTCCGAAGTCCTTGCACCACTGGATCCATCTAACCATACTAGGCTGCCCCTGACAAGAGCTGCGTTACACAAGCCAGGGGCACATTCTGGAGCATGGCACAAGTCCTGCTCTTACATTGATATATCTGCACTTCACCTACCACATCACAAAATGTCATACCTGTGAAAGATACATTACTGGCTTTTGTCCAGGAAGGTGAAGGATATCACTGTATTTTCATACCGAGACTGAGAACAAACCACCTCATCACAGCTAAGGACCTCCTTTGGCATTCCCAGCAAAGGTACCCAGGACTGAGGAGTACAAAACCAGCTTTTGCATATGCCATACAGTCTGCAAACGACTTtccatggaaaaaagaaaaccaaaaaaaaaaaaacccatacactCTATCCTGCAGGTGGCAGGGAGGGAAGCACGACGCGAACAAGCTAGTGTCGAGCTTTCCTGCTTCCCTGGCTCCTAAGAAAGACCCAGCAATCTGAGTGCTGCTCCTGCACTGTTCCTGCTCCCTCTTCTCGTGGATTCACCTCCTGCTGCAGATGaggatctttatttttaatttgggaaACACACAGCAACGTTCAGCAGGTGGGAGGGGTGGGATGCTGGTACTCCCAACCCAGCGCTGGGTCAGCCTGGTGGCTACAGCCTCCTGGCTGCCTTCGGAGCCAGCTcccccagcaggagagcagcaggggagcCATAAAAACAAGCTtggccaagaagaaaaaaagcaagaaatagcaTTCTTATTACAAGGTAAACAGCATTAACTCCATCTTGGGGGAGTAGAAACAATACGGCAGCGATAGGCTTTTCTGCCCACGAGGGCGGTGGAACGCACTCCACCCTTGTGTTATGTAACGCTCCTCATGCTGCAGCTGTAAATAATCATTTACCTGTGAGTGCTcctcttttgctgcttttatagGCTTTTCTTCTTAAACGCAGCTCCCGGTAGAGTAGCCACACTGAGCTGAGCAGAGGGTGTGCCTGGCATAGCCTCACTAGCGGGGTGGGCTGAGCTTTGCCAacctgctccccagggccagagCTGGAGCAATTAGCCCCGGATTATTCCTGTGAGCAGTTTCCAGTCGTGGCAAGGGGGATGGGAAAGTGTGGGTTGGATTTGTTTTTCCAGCGAAAAGAGCTCAATAGttcattttaattactttttccagACCTGTAATGGCATTTCTCCGCGCTTTGCAGTTCTCCAGAAATGGCCCAATTAAAACACAGCCGCCAAAACACGTCTAACAGAGAACCAAGCCTGCTTGTTTACCTCACTTTGGGATTTTAAAGCAGGTTCTCTGGGGAGTTGCTCGATCCTTTCCCTGCGTCAGGTGCTCAGAAGCTGTAAGACAGCAAAAGCCTCAGTACCTGGGACCCAGCAACAGCTGGTAGGAGCAGCTCAGTGCAAAGCATGGGAGAGGGTGTGCCCACAGAGTGAGCGTGTCTCCCTGCTTGTGCCCTCCCATCTTCCAGCATGCAATGACTTTACAGCTCCCTAAGCCTCCCAAAGCTGGGAATTGGGCACCGAGAGCTTGGCTGCTGCGTCTTCAAACCACTACGCAGTGCTTCTTCAGAGGGTAAATCTTCTGAGGGCAAGTCACACTGCCCAGGACTCCCAGATCACTGTCCTGCCCAAAAGCAGGAAGGGAAGCTAGGCAGATGGTTGTCAGACCTACCTATCTATCATTGATCCCAACTcctttattttttagaaagaaaataaaaattctcttttctttcttggtcCCAGTATTTCCACTTCCTACTGCTGCACTGTTAATCTGGACAGATATCGGCAAATAATGCATGTAGATCCTTTCTCTGTGGAGTGAAGGGATGGATGGGTGTGTGCATCCAAATGGTCAGTCCCTCTATATGTGTATGCTTACTGGTGAACCTTACCTACCACTGACACAGACCTATGGGTAGTCTCTTTTGTGGAGTTTTACAGGACATTGACACAATGCAACAGGACAAGagccttctctcccctccccccccccaaaaaaagcctttttccccaaaagaaggCTCCGTGGAAGAGATATGCGCGGGATGGGTGGGCTGGCTTTCCCTCACAAGAACACCTTCAATACAGTCTACCCTGTCTCTGCAGAAACAGTTGTTTTAACAACAGCCCCTAGCAAAGCTTTCAGAAGGGCTGGGCCTCAGTTTCTGCCCTGTGGGTTTCTGAGTGGAGCTCCCTCGGGAAGGCTGGCAGTCTGCAGGGGAGTGTGGGCACTCTGGGAACACCACCAGGAATGCAGTGATGTGACGGACGATCCCTCTGCCCAAACACACAGCTCCATGCAAGGGCCAGAGCAGACAGACCAGTCTCAAAGTCCCTGCCACCCTGTTTTGTGAGGGAGGGACATGGTCCTGGCCCAGCAAAAAGACTTTGCACAAAAGGGAGTCTAATTTTCAGGGTGTCCTGTAATAAGTTGATGCTGTAATATGTTTAGCTTGGGGAAGAGGTTCTGTTGATGTTAACACGTTCACTCACATCAGAGATGCAGTACGTTCTATCGTTGTGAATAACAACAATAGACTGGGCTGTGGCTAGGTCATCCTTGCAAAAATAATGGGGCAGTTGCTCAGCTGGAGCCAAGCTATTAGGGCTTTCTTGAAGTGGGAGCAGTCCACTGAGCCTTCCAGAGCCAGGCCAACTGATGCCAGCCAGGCATCTGTCATGGTAACACTGGATCCTTGTTAAGAGTTATTGCCAAGGTTAATTAGACTTAAGGCTTCAGCACTGGCTCAAGCTACATTGCCTAAAAGTTTGGAACTGGCCCCAGATCACTGCTGGCCATATTGAAGAATAAAGCTCCATCCCCCATCTACAACCTTTCCCCCAACTACTGCTTTTTGAGTCCAGATCACGATGTTGATGATAATATTGTTGAAagcaaaaataacattaataacCTCAAGGCACAGACGTGGTTACCATTGTGATATATATACCCTGTATAGACACTGGACAGAAGGACTTGCATTGAGATCTCATAGTTACAGCTTTGTGATATGGAACTGCTCTGGGATACAGCATTGTCATGGTACAAACACACCTCTCCATTTGCCTAACAGATTTGTTATTAATAATTACTTACACCTATGCAGCGCTCAAGCTCATGGGATTGCTGCAGGCTTTCTGCTTGATATTTCAGGCTAAGTCTTCAGGATTAAGCCTGTCAGATAGAGAAAGCAGTTGTCTGAAATTCAAGCTCTCTCTGGAGCAAGTATTTATCTACATAGGACTTACATGactttttactattttatttgcaCACCTAACTTCTTCATCATATAGCTCCCCAGAGTGCCTGGTGAGTTAGGACTGTGTTGTTGCCCTGCTAACAGGTGGGCAGCAGGCAAGCTATAGCCCTGAACCTTAAATCCTTGAAATCAAGGAACGTCAAGTGCCTACAGACCCATGAGGCTTTGAACTTGAATCTCTTGTCCTCTGTGCTGGGGCTCTacaccttccttctcttcttccacaAATCCACTGTGCGCCTGGGGGGCTTCTCACGTTTCAGTTCAGGAATGACCATCAGGTCACCACGCTGCGATGAGTTGTGCGGTTTAAGGTGCAGGTATATGATAAGGCTGGACCTTTTTGCCCTCAAGTTGCCCTGCAAAGCGGGATTTCTCTCTCACTGCATCCTCGTCAGCTGCATGCTCTTGTCTCCTCCTTTTTGCCATCTCTGGAGTGCACTGAGCTTAGCAAATAGTCTTCTGCCCAGTTTGCCATGTGTATGGTCAGACGAGCACAAGACAGAGCAGGACTGGGACCCTTCGGCTCAGCatggggaagaaaagcagagcagcatCTCGCTTTTATCTCGCAGATAGCCCCAGGGCACCACAAGCCAGCAAAGCTCCTAGGCTTTCTGCAGAATTTTGCAGGAATCTAGACATAAAATAACCAGGACTTTATCTGGTGTTTACTGGGGACAGGGGCCACTACAGCAGCAAAAGGACCAACTTTTTATTGCACGCACCTACATTCTACTGAAGGCCTGAATTGTCCCTGACACAGGAGCTCTTATCAACACAACACCATGCATTAATAGGAATTTCCTTACAATCTTTCCCTGGAATCAGGTTCGGGCCAGCTTTGAAATGTCGTAACATCGTGACCGAAGTTAGGAGCAGATGAAAATTGATGATAGTCACGCTTTCCTTGAACCTCTTCCAAGAAGACAGACAGGTCAGGTGTTTCAGATGGAGTTAAAAACATTAATTACTACAATAACATAAGTGCAGAATTTGGCAGGTCTTTCATAACTTTTTTGTTATCGCAGATCACAATGCTAATATTGCAAAAGCGTATTTTGTTTCCATCATAATCAGGTCGTCTAGCACTGAATAACGGATTAGTGGAGGCTGCTTTTTTATATCTCAGCATACACAGAGCTTAGCAGTGCATGTGAACACCAAGAACACTCCAAGGATTGCATTGCTTTGTCTGCTTGGACCTGAAAACAGCAGGCCCTTGGAGGAGATTCAAGCTGATTTGCAAAGTACATGGTCTAAGCCAGCTCACCTCCTCCTAATACTGGCAAACTTATGTTATCTGTGTCCTGGCTTTCAGAAATTAGCCCTCCCTTTCCTCCTATTATCCACCTGGATAAAGAAATCTGTACTATGTAAAAGTGGCAGTGCTATACTCTGCACAGTTAACTGGCAGTTTTCCATCAGTGCTCTGCTAACCCTAATTCTTTCAGTATTATTTAAATTATATCATTGCTTACTGATCAGTGCTTCAGTTTAGTTGTGCCACATGCTGTACAAATAGCTCAgagcctgaaaaaataaaaaatatggtaAGTATGGGACAGAaccaaatatatacatttaaatcaAATTGCTCTTGCATGAATAAAGACCCATTGTATCTCTGGTGAAGCAGGAATATCGCATTCACTGTCCCCCAGCCTCCGCACGGAGTGCAGCATTTGGACTGCCTTTCAGAAGTGCAGGTCTTACAAGCTGATGATGAAGCTGGTTGGAGATGGGGGAGGTGTTCTCTGTAGCTACAGCTATGGAACAGGGCAGAGGAATCCAGAGTCTGAGAAACACTGCAAAATCTTTATTGCTGGCAAAATCTCTTTACTCCAACTAATGATCATCATGATGCTATCTTACTTTCAAATCCCTGTTCCAAAAaatttttataatgaaatgaaatgaaatgaaatgaaatga is a window from the Struthio camelus isolate bStrCam1 chromosome 9, bStrCam1.hap1, whole genome shotgun sequence genome containing:
- the CLDN1 gene encoding claudin-1; the encoded protein is MASGGLQLLGFVLAFLGWIGIIISTAMPQWKMASYAGDNIVTAQALYEGLWMSCAMQSTGQIQCKVYDSLLKLESSLQATRALMVAAILLGLVAIFVAVTGMKCMKCMEEDQVKKMRMAVFGGVIFIIAGMAALVATAWYGNRVARAFYNPFTPVNTRFEFGSALFIGWAAASLAMLGGAFLCCSCPRRETSYPPTRGYPKNAPSTGKDYV